The following DNA comes from Pararge aegeria chromosome 25, ilParAegt1.1, whole genome shotgun sequence.
AGCATTCAAatgccccgcaagcggagggtggatgttttttttttataaatttttaatattgttttttattttatttttaagcattgttaagaatttaaaaaaaaattaaaaagaataaatgctAGATgcatcattatcaatccattaccagcccGCTAGGCCGCTGGTGTGATCACAGTGTagaggggtttaggccgtagtccaccacacggTGTCAATTGTAGATTGTTAAACTTcccgcgcctttgagaacattgtgggcACTCCTAGGCATGCAGGATTCTTTGCGATCTTTTCCTCCCGATTTATTCTACGTTGCTTGCCGGGGTTCGAACACGGTCGCCCCAAAAGAAATGCGACACAGTTCTAACTACTAGACTACATAGGGAtttcttcaaggcaaccaaaggcgaaaagggaaaaaaaaaaccgagaGATATTAGGACAGAGAGAAGATATTAtaggatattataaataagaccaatatataaatactatatgggccctgcggcttcgcccgcgtaattttgggaggcagcatatcgctacatagtctacacctatagtcatatatgagattttgagatttattcacaaacgtttttttatcttacgtaattttttttttcaatgtaaagtatactatattatttctaataactccctccaaaaatatgtataaaaagtttcgtgaagatcggttcagtatttttcgcgtgaaagcgtaacaaacaaacttacattcacatttatattatagtcggaaaaatgtaataggcccgttttgacatttgtgcaagaccatagaatgtaacttggaacgaaactgaaagaaacaaaaaaataaaaatcaattacatacagtgttttaaaaaatacgtaaatttttttgggacgttaaataatatgaaagaatatatcgcgagtattctttttgcgtttacttcatagtagcatgcaatttataattgttgcgaaacgttccgaaaacagttacgttctcagtctttttttttttttcatactagagttgtaaccatttttttactgaatatcgaaattaaatattgtgtagttatctttacatcaaagaatgagcttggttctcaaaatgggttctaaataatgagtctgagttgatgtatctgaccaagcggcacatgactgaagcgtccccacgagcactgcgcagtttttcgttcctcatcttgtaaagttgactgtgcgctcgtttaagtttgatatatattgtttactattacgttaactatggctcttctattttggacattaatttaaacatagtgatttgactcgatttttgtgtttgttgttatatagtactaactctgtttcaacatgttgaaaagtggacgtataatcaacagccagtcacgcgtattggttgtgaagttaaaggaatactttgaacgaacgaacactttacaatacataataatatcaatcaagtactgatacaaacttgaattgatttatcgtgagtatcgagtacagagtcttatggttccataactagttacgtcgcgatgacaaatgtcaaaacgggcctattacatttttacgactatagtagggattagtagggatagggataatataggtaatataggtatatatatttttttgttaatagttTCAACAGCTGTTGCAACAGCTGTTAAAACACACATCCCAAGGTTGCTTCAACATTCTTCATCGGAAGAAACGCTAATGACTAGTTATTCCACTAACTTAaagacagaagaagaagaaagaagttagcccttgactgtaatctcgcctacggtaagtgatgatgcagccaaaTATGGTaacgggcagtggcgtgcatagagggtatgcacagggtacgcagatgatataaaattaagaagatCTTTGGACATTGTACTggagcgctaaatcgcttagcggcacgtctttgtcggtaaggtagtaactagccacagcagaAGCCTTCTCACATCCttgggtagctggaagagatctcttatagagataagctttcctttgtacacttcatgcatcttatgttcacaatcacaatttatggtatataaataataaataaataataaataaataaataaataagcctttCACCAGAGCAGACTAGAgaatatttggaaattattaatttcttaatgtcCAGATCAAACCCAGGATATCCCACTTATATCCACAGCGGTCACGGATGCGCCACGgagttcgtaaaaaaaaaattacaactacAGATACAGCTTTTCGATCATCATATAaactgatagacgtccactgctggacacaggtcttttgtagatagttccaaattccacggttttgtgtcgCTTGagtccaacggctacctgcgacttgcttaatgtcgtctgtccacctcgttgagggtcgaccaacgctgcgcgtACCAgtgctgccattccagcaccttggaaccccaaagTCCATCCGTTCCCAGAGCTACGTGCCCCGCCCAATGCCACTtgagcttcgcgactcgttgagctatgtccggaactctggttcttctacggatctgtATAATCTGTTGCTGTTacttcaatataataattatacatatgCTATcgtggacttttttgtaggcaaCATCAAGTTCTACAACTTTTCTttagaactcaatcatatatctgtctcatcgttaaggcagcgttcgtaagaaacgATTTACATATTTCGTTTTTTCTCCGACTTTGTAAATCTGACTGCCACGAACACGATCACAGATTTCAGGTTAATATATAGCTTATGATACTCCACAATAACCTAGCTTTCTATTGGTGGTAGCTTTCTAttggtgaaataattttgaCAGAAGGTTAAGTCACTGACTCATAAACGtaacttctttaaaatattagtatagattaagtaaattaaagcTTACCTGCTGTAGGAAGAACCTCTGCACTGCTTCATGATCGCTCATGTCTGGCAAAGGCCCACCCATAGTGCGGGACCGTGTTGAATTTTGATGTACTTTCTCACGACCTGCAACACAAACAACATTAGCATCCTCAATCTATTACCGATCCTATTACTCGATCTATTCAATCTATTATGGCTCTAtgtcggccgattggagcagtttggagcgaccctgctgtctgagcccaaggccgtgggttcgatttatATTCCAAGTACTAATGtattgttattcataaaaatattcatcagtcatcttagtacccctaacacaagctacgcttactttggggctagatggcgatgtgtgtattgtcgtagcatatttatttattgtttatttatttccttactagctgttgcccgcgacgtcatctgcgtttgattttgttttttgatgtggcattaaatttagttgtagatctaaaaaaaatttaagtattcagtatcgctaagccttaaatgaggggtttgctgctgtccgctgaggatttctgtcctctatctccaaccgcagtttgggcaaaataaaacacatattataacctctatagtacaaagtacaaaaacaattatttaaatcggttataatttgtcggagttatggtgtaaaatcgtcaacaTCCTctgtcccaaaggaaccgagcttaatgtcgggttaaaaagtatcctatattacttctaacacttccaagaatatgtgtacaaagtttcatgaggatcggtcaagtagtttttgcgtgaaagcgtaacaaaacaaacttacattgacatttataatattagtagggatagggaagtagggaagtagAGATTACTGTTTGGTTTAGTAGtggaagagctttttgtgacaaaggtCGTCGACGGAAGTACTATCACCAAGACTATTTCTATCGCTAAGCAGCatagttgcaatgctgtgttccagtctgaagagtGCGGTTGCCAATGTAATTATAAGcagatgaggcttaacacccatGCCAAGGTTGATTAACACGGAGCAGTGTCCCTGAAGCTGGAGATAACTCCCAGAAATTAACCATTCTCGAGTGCTAATAAGACCATTCAACAAAAGGGCCGTTTCcgaggcattagcactcaacagaaaaaacctatgcatcctagtgcgagcgcttacggggcactgtgggcttaacaggcacatgttcaacctaaagctgcaggacacagatctatgtagactctgtaaggaggttgcggagacgccgctgcatttgatctgttcctgccccgcgctgatgcataaacgcagcactcttttggggaagcacataatgcaaccagaggatgctaaatttcttccagcaaggaaagtactgcttttcctgaaggcgaccaatgcttgctgggagatctagacagcggcgtcacaatagatcgtggccggtcgacgtgacaccagggaccaggcgaacctgagccgcaagcagaagaagaagaagaagtcccTCAAGCACTTGGTgacctgctaagcttctggagtgagcttggCTGGGTGGAgctgtaccagtggcactatgttccgaaggttccggccgaccaagtacggagacaaacCCAGAGAATAAAGAAGATGGAGCAGTGTTTTGTAGGACATGTCCTGCTAACTAATGCTCTATATATAGGCAATAGTTTTGCACTTATCGGATGCATCAGCTCTGTCCGTCAAATATGTCTAAAAAAATGGTGCagggtactttttttttcaatttgatgCAGGATTTCTATCAATCTATTTTCTAGGGtaacaaaatcaaaatgtaACTTGCAGCAAAAGAGAcacaaaaaattacacaaatatttatttatttgttcaattCCACCTCAGTGGAGCTCAGCTTATTTAAGTTACATTTTTGCTATAATCGAAATTGCAACATGCTtgcataaacaaacaaaagtgaaAATGTTGTATGCATCTTTGCATTCTATTGAAAAGTAAAAGTTAATTTGTTTACAATCATGTTGTTTTACAATTTCGCTGGTTATTATACTTTTACTTCTGCCTGGTTTTGTTAGAATGTTCAACTATGGATGTCTGGGTTGCCTGCCAGGTTTTTCCATTAATTTTTAGGTACCAGATAAAACTAGAAATAGGGGGGGCTCACCATAACGTTTCAGAGAGCATCTTAAgggttgattattattattaacatgtgtctgtgtgtgttaaAGCCCATTAATCAACATTTGAGCAGAGCAGTGGGTCTATACTCAAAAACCCCCTCTGGATCAGCCAGGCCACTACCTAGCAGTGCAATGTCATAAGATGACAAAGATAAATGATACTAATGACCAAGCTGTttgatttattgtttttaaagtacttTAACCCCAAGGGGAGTTACATTATATGTGTGGAATTTTAGTATAACTATGTGTATCCTGTTACATTGTCTCAAATGGACATGACTGAAAATTTGTGCAATAATATCACAGCTATTACAATAAACAGTTGCAGTCATGTAACAAGCCACAACCTATGCAAAAAACCTTTTAACTGCTGAATAGCTAACATAGACCTCTCcggtcatgcaaggaacaccaAGTTAGGTAGAATGCTCTCTatggttttatgtttttttataataactgacCAACCAAGAAGATGGCCTACCTCTTAAGTAAAAACTTCTGcctataaaactataaaatttcaaagggcatgcaaggaaaaggGTTGGAATTTAATGTATCCTTCAAAGTCCCCATATTATGaaactcaggagatgttgactttacaatgattattgGTTGACTAACATTGAGGATGCTCCTGTTTCGGGCAAATCATGCAGAGAAATCCTaaaatacaccatacatattctcctgctgttcgcggattaaagcctaattttcataatatataatggatttccgcaaagtaacgcctgcttctatccaatacttgtCGCTTACACTTGTCTTAGTATAGGCAAGTAATAATTTGCGAAGTTTCTTTACGGGGTtagtttctaatttatttatattatgtgaaaTGAAATAACCGTACAACCGAGTTAGGTACAGTTTCTCGAGTTTCCTGTTACTCcgaaatagaaatataaagtaTGAATTAATGTATGAGTTAAAGAACATCACGTCAATTTTGAGGTTGGAAAATTATACAACAATTCACTACAATACTTGTATTGAAACTTTATTATAAGATACTATGAGATAGAATGTTTGTAgggttattaattaaaattttcattgaaaaactTACGTTCTCTGAGCTTCTTTTTGAATAAAGGGTCCTTGCGTCGTTGTTGGTCAAAATATACACAGTAGCCTAAGAAAAGTGTTCCGGCTAAACCGACAGCAATACCGAGTGTAGTACGTGTAATCTCCATCTTAttcaaagatatatttgactaaatattcataaaagacAGTTATAAACACTAGCTTTCGTTAAATAATTTTGCGGTACGCCATTTACAATTCCTTTCAAAAAGAGTTACCACAGAGTGCATAACACAAAAGTAAGAGCTAACCAAGGAAATAGGAATAAAGCAAATCTACCCTGCCCTTAGTGgcaagaaatttttttttatagtaaactgGCAGCACCATTATTTTAACCCTAAATTTTGGTTGAGTTATAGTACTAACAACAGCCCTCGCACCATTTTGTACGCATTGGTATACACTTAATGCCCGACGATCGACGAACAACataatgcctaaataagtaacgcctaatctaaggatattccAAGGCATGCATCTACCTTTGACAAAAAGATATCACCTAAGAgttaaagaaatgttttttgCTGTAGACATCGCCTttatcattaggcattcgatttaggcgttTCCTAAATTAGGTGAAAATTTTAgttagataaaaagtatttatttttgatttggcacacctaaaagccaaaaaaaacaaaagaagaggAAGAATATTGTTTTATGGCTGTACGGAGATATACCTTGCCTTTTCCcctaaaaaaagaaataataacattatgtaaattttgATGCATTCAAATTAAGCATTGAACTGTGATTCAAACACAAAAAAtcctttaaaatatttctttgcagagaattttaaaatacaatttattaattagatGCAATTTTGTTgcttatgtaatatatttgatattttatttgatgtaAATTGATAGTATATTTACTATAGCGTAAGCTTAGAGTGAATGAATggatagatttatttataatgttgctataacctaaaaaaatatacacgaTTGAAATTTGAGATTCACTTTTCacgtaaaaatacttttaatttttatatatgccGAAGGATCCCTGCAAGAAATTCGCCTGTGATATTCAAAAATGTCTTGTTGGTAAGTTTTTCCACTCATATTTTATTAACGAAACATTTCGGCGACATCCGACATAATTTAGTCGCCATCTTTGCTTCAATCTTTCAGTCGCCTACGGATTTGCGGGCGTTTCGTCGCCGAATTTCAATGTTTTGCTCAAATAAAGCGTTATTATTCTGTTCAAAAGCAACGTAAAAAAGTTTCTCGTCAATTGCGTAACAgttaaatgtgaaaatgagCTTTTTCGGATTCGGACAGACCGCGGATATCGAAATTGTGTTCGACGATGCTGACAAACGGAAGGTTGCCGAAGTGAAGACGGACGAAGGTAAAAAAGAGAAGTTATTGCTATATTACGACGGTGAGACTGTGTCGGGGAGGGTCAATGTGACGCTGCGGAAGCCAGGATCAAAGTTAGAACACCAAGGAATTAAAGTAGAGTTGATCGGACAAATAGAGTTGTTTTATGACAGAGGTAATCACCACGAATTCATATCTTTAGTGAAAGAATTGGCGCGACCTGGTGACTTGCTTCAGCACACGTCTTACCCATTCGAGTTCGCGAATGTCGAGAAGCCTTACGAGGTATACTCGGGAGCGAACGTCAGACTGAGGTATTTCTTACGTGCAACGATAGTCCGCCGACTTACAGACGTCATCAAAGAGGTAGACATAGCTGTTCACACACTATGTAGCTACCCAGATGTCTTAAACTCCATAAAAATGGAAGTTGGCATTGAAGATTGTCTGCACATTGAGTTTGAGTACAATAAATCAAAGTACCACTTGAAGGATGTCATAGTAGGTAAAATATACTTCCTCCTTGTCCGCATTAAGATTAAGCACATggaaatatcaataataaaaagagaaaccACTGGTTCTAGTCCCAATACGTTCACAGAAAATGAAACTGTGGCCAAGTATGAGATAATGGATGGTGCACCAGTAAAAGGTGAGAGTATTCCAATAAGAGTGTTCTTAGCTGGCTATGATCTAACACCAACAATGAGggacattaataataaattttcagtaAGGTATTACCTCAATTTAGTCCTTATGGATACAGAGGACAGGCGCTACTTTAAACAGCAAGAGGTTATTTTGTGGAGGAAGAGTGATAAGAATCGGTTGGCTTTACACAATCCTCACCATCCACAAAATCTCACATCAGGAATCCCTCAAAGACAATTAAGTGCATCTAGCGAAGAAAACTCAACAAGGGGCTTGTCACCCACAAAACCGGAAAGTGCACTTCAGAGATCTATATCCCCTGCAA
Coding sequences within:
- the LOC120634847 gene encoding vacuolar protein sorting-associated protein 26B-like encodes the protein MSFFGFGQTADIEIVFDDADKRKVAEVKTDEGKKEKLLLYYDGETVSGRVNVTLRKPGSKLEHQGIKVELIGQIELFYDRGNHHEFISLVKELARPGDLLQHTSYPFEFANVEKPYEVYSGANVRLRYFLRATIVRRLTDVIKEVDIAVHTLCSYPDVLNSIKMEVGIEDCLHIEFEYNKSKYHLKDVIVGKIYFLLVRIKIKHMEISIIKRETTGSSPNTFTENETVAKYEIMDGAPVKGESIPIRVFLAGYDLTPTMRDINNKFSVRYYLNLVLMDTEDRRYFKQQEVILWRKSDKNRLALHNPHHPQNLTSGIPQRQLSASSEENSTRGLSPTKPESALQRSISPAMPKIEAYNGPSEMEQEEPDILPPKLANTHIQHNEPEKPDIANDKPVERPKVAEKPLDKPQLEEPVLEIVPEKPQVSEKPPVAVKPAVEKPIKEKIAVAEKPLLAEKPQAAEKPFIAEKPVLSRPESVEATPSQ